A genomic window from Streptomyces mirabilis includes:
- a CDS encoding helix-turn-helix domain-containing protein, protein MSPRRSYDQYCSAARALDAVGDRWTLLIVRELLGGPRRYTDLHADLPGVSTDVLASRLKDMERDGLTTRRRLPPPGAAYVYELTGRGRELLPVLQALGEWGAPSLGERGATDAVRVHWFALPLLRGLAGEGGEGLVEVCLEEGEFHVWLGAEEGPVYGDGPAPEEPDVRLSLDTGTCTDVSRGTSTVLDAVRAGRIEVTGEGTLAKVLRGE, encoded by the coding sequence ATGTCACCTCGCCGAAGCTACGACCAGTACTGTTCCGCGGCCCGCGCGCTCGACGCCGTCGGTGACCGCTGGACCCTCCTGATCGTCCGCGAGCTGCTCGGCGGCCCGCGCCGCTACACCGATCTGCACGCGGATCTGCCGGGCGTGAGCACGGACGTTCTCGCCTCCCGCCTCAAGGACATGGAGCGCGACGGACTGACGACCCGGCGCCGACTGCCGCCGCCGGGCGCCGCGTACGTCTACGAACTCACCGGCCGGGGGCGCGAGTTGCTGCCCGTGCTGCAGGCGCTCGGCGAGTGGGGCGCGCCCTCGCTGGGCGAGCGCGGGGCCACGGACGCCGTACGGGTGCACTGGTTCGCGCTGCCGCTGCTGCGGGGCCTGGCGGGGGAGGGCGGTGAAGGGCTGGTCGAAGTTTGTCTGGAGGAGGGGGAGTTCCATGTGTGGCTGGGCGCCGAGGAGGGGCCCGTGTACGGCGACGGGCCCGCACCTGAGGAGCCGGACGTCCGGCTGAGCCTGGACACCGGAACCTGCACCGATGTGAGCCGCGGGACCTCGACCGTGCTGGACGCGGTGCGCGCGGGACGGATCGAGGTCACGGGGGAGGGCACTCTGGCCAAGGTGCTGCGCGGGGAGTGA
- a CDS encoding acyl-CoA thioesterase, translated as MAEPFSVPVTVRGYETDIQGHLNQSVYLQYAEHARWCLLDAAGIGQTDLMSKGVGPVTLETTIRYLRELRAGDRTEVTCAFTWGEGKTYRIGQTIRKADGTVAAEFTAVGGLLDLKERKLVADPRVYFRALAADPGVFGL; from the coding sequence GTGGCTGAGCCGTTTTCCGTGCCCGTGACCGTCCGCGGGTACGAGACCGACATCCAGGGTCATCTGAACCAGAGCGTGTATCTGCAGTACGCCGAACACGCCCGCTGGTGCTTACTCGACGCGGCCGGGATAGGCCAGACCGATCTGATGTCCAAGGGTGTGGGACCGGTGACCCTGGAGACGACGATCCGCTATCTGCGGGAGTTGCGTGCGGGGGACCGGACCGAGGTGACCTGCGCGTTCACCTGGGGTGAGGGCAAGACCTACCGGATCGGGCAGACGATACGGAAGGCGGACGGCACGGTGGCCGCCGAGTTCACCGCGGTGGGTGGGCTGCTGGACCTCAAGGAGCGCAAGTTGGTCGCGGACCCCCGCGTGTACTTCCGCGCGCTGGCCGCGGATCCGGGCGTCTTCGGCCTCTGA
- a CDS encoding IucA/IucC family protein has translation MHRPPTPDAEAALADELSAVRPALVASYAAGLPGARAAVLSRLWRALAYEPMPWIARREPGADGLTLHLTDGRRLHGPRPDPYATTSYVTEVRLDNTVYERPARLMTALGVPHATAFAVELDDSVASLALSRANQPAVDHEPLAGWEWEQRVVDGHPYHPNCRSRPGFSVSEQLAYGPEHRPVVELGLVGADDCLVRGEWPKWLRDEDRFLIPVHPWQLAHVLRTTPQEAVPAHPLMSLRTLALPDGPHVKTALSARLTSSLRDISVYSIETSATVSAFAEGMAARTDGLLHVTRTLGAVTAHSPALAAVLRESPDVYAHPGERVLPVAALATTELPRSAAWLADFTRLALTVCMRLLDLGVALEAHGQNLLVVLDATGAPVRLVYRDLADIRVSPARLARHGIPAPALSGRIVTDDVTTLRRKMFGSLIGGTLGATACSSAVLREVLETVVRDLPRTPDLAVLLDEPLPTKALSLMRLSPETPGDIWAQLPNPFATQ, from the coding sequence GTGCACCGTCCCCCCACGCCCGACGCCGAGGCGGCGCTCGCCGACGAGCTGAGCGCCGTACGCCCCGCCCTCGTGGCGTCGTACGCGGCCGGGCTCCCCGGTGCCCGGGCGGCCGTGCTGAGCCGTCTGTGGCGTGCGCTGGCGTATGAGCCGATGCCGTGGATCGCGCGCCGCGAACCGGGGGCCGACGGGCTCACGCTCCACCTCACCGACGGACGCCGGCTGCACGGCCCGCGCCCGGATCCGTACGCGACCACCTCGTACGTCACCGAGGTCCGGCTGGACAACACGGTGTACGAGCGTCCGGCGCGGCTCATGACGGCCCTCGGCGTACCGCACGCGACCGCCTTCGCCGTCGAGCTCGACGACAGTGTCGCCTCGTTGGCGCTGTCGCGCGCGAACCAGCCCGCTGTCGACCATGAGCCCCTCGCCGGCTGGGAGTGGGAGCAGCGAGTGGTCGACGGGCATCCGTACCACCCCAACTGCCGTTCCCGGCCCGGGTTCTCGGTGTCCGAGCAGCTCGCCTACGGGCCGGAGCACCGGCCGGTCGTGGAACTCGGCCTGGTGGGCGCGGACGACTGTCTGGTCCGGGGTGAGTGGCCCAAGTGGCTGCGGGACGAGGACCGTTTCCTGATCCCCGTCCACCCCTGGCAGCTGGCGCACGTACTGCGCACCACGCCCCAGGAGGCAGTCCCCGCACACCCGTTGATGTCGCTGCGCACCCTCGCCCTGCCCGACGGACCGCACGTCAAGACCGCGCTGAGCGCCCGGCTGACCTCCTCTCTGCGGGACATCTCGGTCTACTCGATCGAGACGTCGGCGACGGTGTCGGCGTTCGCGGAGGGCATGGCGGCCCGTACGGACGGCCTGCTGCACGTCACCCGCACCCTGGGCGCCGTCACGGCCCACTCCCCCGCCCTGGCGGCGGTGCTGCGCGAGTCCCCGGACGTGTACGCGCACCCGGGCGAGCGCGTTCTGCCCGTGGCCGCCCTCGCCACCACCGAGCTGCCCCGATCGGCCGCCTGGCTGGCCGACTTCACCCGCCTCGCGCTCACCGTCTGTATGCGGCTGCTCGACCTGGGGGTGGCCCTGGAGGCGCACGGGCAGAACCTCCTGGTCGTACTGGACGCCACCGGCGCCCCGGTCCGGCTCGTCTACCGCGATCTGGCCGACATCCGCGTGAGCCCGGCCCGGCTGGCCCGGCACGGCATCCCGGCCCCGGCGCTCTCCGGACGGATCGTCACGGACGACGTGACCACCCTGCGCCGCAAGATGTTCGGCTCGCTGATCGGCGGCACGCTGGGGGCGACGGCCTGTTCGTCGGCCGTACTGCGGGAGGTCCTGGAGACCGTCGTACGGGATCTGCCGCGCACCCCGGACCTGGCGGTCCTGCTCGACGAGCCGCTGCCGACCAAGGCGTTGAGCCTGATGCGGCTGTCTCCCGAGACTCCGGGGGACATCTGGGCGCAGCTTCCCAACCCGTTCGCCACCCAATAG
- a CDS encoding VWA domain-containing protein, which yields MITRQRLAAGVCALLAALTAGIAFPTGAVADETAEQAAPKVELVLDVSGSMRARDIDGGSRMSAAKQAFNEVLDATPEEVQLGIRTLGANYRGNDRKTGCKDTAQLYPVGTLNRTEAKTAVATLTPTGWTPIGPALLKAAGDLDGGNGTRRIVLISDGEDTCQPLDPCEVAREIAAKGIGLTIDTLGLVPDAKTRDQLSCIADATGGTYTSVQHKEELTDRVGQLVKRAADPVVTPVAVEGATACTTAPTLKSGLYTDREEFGQHRYYRVDVKPGQELRASVSVAADREVNPDYGVLLRAVTVHGREIVRGEAAGNGRTDVISTGLRYPKAKSDDENAPAETVCLQVSNSFSAASGVKTTPGMPVELTVDVVDGPDQASDVASFGLGRGWWLLGALVLTGFLAGVLWGWVSRLRIAVWRTN from the coding sequence ATGATCACAAGACAACGGCTGGCGGCAGGAGTCTGCGCCCTGCTCGCCGCCCTGACGGCCGGGATCGCCTTCCCGACCGGAGCGGTCGCCGACGAAACGGCGGAGCAGGCCGCTCCCAAGGTCGAACTCGTGCTGGACGTCAGCGGTTCGATGCGGGCGCGCGACATAGACGGCGGGTCGCGCATGTCCGCGGCGAAGCAGGCGTTCAACGAGGTGCTCGACGCGACACCCGAGGAGGTCCAGCTCGGCATACGGACCCTCGGCGCCAACTACCGCGGCAACGACCGCAAAACGGGCTGCAAGGACACCGCCCAGCTGTACCCGGTGGGCACGCTGAACCGAACGGAGGCGAAGACCGCCGTCGCGACGCTCACGCCCACCGGCTGGACGCCGATCGGTCCCGCGCTGCTCAAGGCGGCCGGCGACCTCGACGGCGGCAACGGCACCCGGCGGATCGTGCTCATCAGTGACGGCGAGGACACCTGCCAGCCCCTCGACCCGTGCGAGGTGGCTCGCGAGATCGCCGCCAAGGGCATCGGGCTCACCATCGACACCCTCGGGCTCGTGCCCGACGCCAAGACCCGCGACCAGCTCAGCTGCATCGCGGACGCGACGGGGGGCACGTACACCTCGGTCCAGCACAAGGAAGAACTCACCGACCGTGTCGGTCAGTTGGTAAAGCGCGCAGCCGACCCGGTGGTGACGCCGGTCGCCGTGGAGGGCGCCACCGCCTGCACGACTGCCCCGACGCTGAAGTCCGGGCTGTACACGGACCGCGAGGAGTTCGGGCAGCACCGCTACTACCGCGTGGACGTCAAGCCGGGCCAGGAGCTCCGCGCCTCGGTGAGCGTCGCGGCCGACCGCGAGGTCAACCCGGACTACGGGGTGTTGCTGCGCGCCGTCACCGTGCACGGACGTGAGATCGTGCGGGGCGAGGCGGCGGGCAACGGCCGTACCGACGTCATCTCGACCGGTCTGCGCTATCCCAAGGCCAAGAGCGACGACGAGAACGCCCCCGCCGAGACCGTGTGTCTTCAGGTGTCCAACTCCTTCTCGGCGGCGAGCGGCGTGAAGACCACGCCGGGCATGCCGGTGGAACTGACGGTCGACGTCGTGGACGGGCCGGACCAGGCAAGCGACGTGGCCTCCTTCGGCCTCGGCCGCGGCTGGTGGCTGCTCGGCGCCCTCGTGCTCACCGGCTTCCTTGCGGGTGTGCTGTGGGGCTGGGTCTCGCGCCTGCGGATCGCGGTCTGGAGGACCAACTGA
- a CDS encoding serine/threonine-protein kinase has protein sequence MAKEDAVSQESGSERVVAGRYSLLSPLGAGGMGTVWRAYDKVLHREVAIKEVRAPAGLAAPDIERMYTRLEREAWAAARVAHPNVVTVYDVAMEEGRPWIVMELVRGQSLADLLKTEGRLSPQRAASIGLEVLAALHAAHETGVLHRDVKPANVLIARDGRVVLTDFGIAMIEGDSALTMTGEVVGSPEFLSPERALGQRSGPASDLWSLGVLLYAAVEARSPFRQNTPLSTLRAIVDAELPQVRRAGALTPVIEGLLRKDPGERLTAGQAAADLRLIGQGGIPDPGIVRPSSDSPTVSTQPTTRTSPADPGEQPTVTHSLEAPTIDDPSAQATVAEPSVQATVAEPSVQATVAEPSVQAADADPVTQPTVAEPLAQAAVADPSAQPTITRSPARSADADPGAQPAVADPAGLGPRAAGTPASSVPPVDARRSRRSIALVAAGVSLCVLALAGVGYALMNDGNGSGDRQSAGNTTAGAGSASKNAENATAAGTQGDGQGASATLGVRVTVTGSHTTYSGPCPPPSEQAPTFTATFSVDRLPAQFSYRWVSKDGSVTDPHWRTLVFSDDGGLSKQDTVSLSTWAEAGKLESEIGVELKAPLQGKSNTVPLSLTCEAGTG, from the coding sequence ATGGCCAAGGAGGACGCCGTGTCCCAAGAGTCGGGCAGCGAGCGTGTGGTCGCCGGCCGCTACAGTCTGCTGTCACCCCTCGGCGCGGGCGGCATGGGCACCGTGTGGCGCGCCTACGACAAGGTGCTGCACCGCGAGGTTGCCATCAAGGAGGTTCGGGCGCCCGCCGGACTGGCGGCGCCCGACATCGAGCGGATGTACACGCGGCTGGAGCGTGAGGCGTGGGCCGCGGCCCGGGTGGCGCATCCGAACGTGGTGACCGTCTACGACGTGGCCATGGAAGAGGGCCGCCCGTGGATCGTCATGGAGTTGGTCCGCGGTCAGTCGCTGGCCGACCTGCTCAAGACCGAGGGCCGACTCTCCCCGCAACGTGCCGCGTCCATCGGCCTCGAGGTGCTCGCCGCGCTCCACGCCGCCCACGAGACCGGCGTGCTGCACCGAGACGTGAAACCGGCCAACGTGCTGATAGCCAGGGACGGCCGGGTGGTGCTCACCGATTTCGGCATCGCCATGATCGAGGGCGACTCCGCGCTCACCATGACCGGTGAAGTCGTCGGATCGCCCGAGTTCCTGTCTCCGGAGCGGGCGTTGGGCCAGCGGTCCGGGCCCGCGTCGGACCTGTGGTCGCTCGGCGTGCTGCTGTACGCGGCCGTCGAGGCGCGCTCCCCCTTCCGTCAGAACACCCCGCTGAGCACTCTGCGGGCCATCGTGGACGCGGAGTTGCCGCAAGTCCGCCGGGCCGGCGCCCTCACTCCGGTCATCGAGGGACTGCTGCGCAAGGATCCGGGCGAACGTCTCACCGCCGGGCAGGCGGCAGCGGACCTGCGGCTCATCGGCCAGGGCGGCATCCCCGACCCGGGAATCGTGCGGCCGTCCTCCGACTCCCCGACCGTTTCGACACAGCCCACGACACGAACGTCTCCCGCGGATCCTGGGGAACAGCCCACGGTCACGCATTCCTTGGAAGCGCCCACGATCGATGATCCCTCGGCGCAGGCGACGGTCGCGGAACCTTCGGTGCAGGCGACGGTCGCGGAACCTTCGGTGCAGGCGACGGTCGCGGAACCTTCGGTGCAGGCGGCGGACGCGGATCCCGTGACGCAGCCCACGGTCGCCGAGCCCCTGGCGCAGGCTGCGGTCGCGGATCCTTCGGCGCAGCCCACGATCACGCGTTCCCCGGCGCGTTCGGCGGACGCGGATCCTGGGGCACAGCCCGCGGTCGCGGATCCCGCAGGGCTGGGTCCGCGCGCCGCCGGCACACCCGCCTCCTCCGTCCCCCCGGTTGACGCGCGGCGCAGCCGGCGCAGCATCGCGCTCGTCGCCGCGGGCGTGTCCCTGTGCGTGCTGGCGCTGGCCGGGGTGGGCTATGCGCTCATGAACGACGGAAACGGAAGCGGGGATCGGCAGAGCGCCGGCAACACCACCGCAGGGGCGGGCTCGGCCTCGAAAAACGCCGAGAACGCCACCGCCGCCGGCACACAGGGCGACGGCCAAGGCGCCTCCGCCACCCTGGGGGTGCGGGTGACGGTGACGGGTTCGCACACGACGTACTCGGGACCGTGCCCGCCGCCGAGCGAGCAGGCGCCCACCTTTACGGCGACGTTCTCGGTGGACCGGCTCCCGGCCCAATTCTCCTACCGGTGGGTGTCCAAGGACGGCTCGGTGACCGATCCGCACTGGAGGACGCTGGTGTTCTCGGACGACGGAGGGCTCAGCAAGCAGGACACGGTGAGCCTGAGCACGTGGGCGGAAGCCGGGAAGCTCGAGAGCGAAATCGGCGTGGAGCTCAAGGCACCCTTGCAGGGCAAGTCCAACACGGTGCCTCTGTCGCTCACTTGCGAGGCCGGAACGGGCTGA
- a CDS encoding pyridoxal phosphate-dependent aminotransferase, translating to MEFRQSSKLSEVCYEIRGPVIEQADALEAAGHSVLRLNTGNPALFGFEAPEEILQDMIRMLPQAHGYTDSRGILSARRAVAQRYQERGLDVGVDDVFLGNGVSELVSMAVQALVEDGDEVLIPAPDFPLWTAVTTLAGGKAVHYLCDEQSDWYPDLADMESKITDRTRAVVIINPNNPTGAVYPQEIIEGILDLARRHGLMVFADEIYDQILYDDAVHHSAAALAPDLVVLTFCGLSKTYRVAGFRSGWLVVTGPKQHARNYLEGLTMLASMRLCPNAPAQYAIQAALGGRQSIHELTAPGGRLHEQRNRVWEKLNEIPGVSCVKPKGALYAFPRIDPEVHEIHDDEKFVLDLLLREKIQVVQGTGFNWPRPDHFRILTLPHADDLDAAISRIGRFLGGYRQ from the coding sequence ATGGAGTTCCGGCAGTCGAGCAAGCTCAGCGAGGTCTGTTACGAGATCCGCGGCCCGGTGATCGAGCAGGCCGACGCACTGGAGGCGGCAGGCCACAGCGTGCTGCGCCTCAACACCGGCAACCCCGCGCTCTTCGGTTTCGAGGCGCCGGAGGAGATCCTCCAGGACATGATCCGGATGCTGCCGCAGGCGCACGGCTACACCGACTCGCGCGGCATCCTCTCCGCCCGCCGCGCGGTCGCCCAGCGCTACCAGGAACGGGGCCTCGATGTCGGCGTGGACGACGTCTTCCTCGGCAACGGCGTCTCCGAACTGGTCTCCATGGCGGTCCAGGCGCTGGTGGAGGACGGCGACGAAGTCCTCATCCCCGCCCCGGACTTCCCACTCTGGACGGCCGTCACGACCCTCGCGGGCGGCAAGGCCGTCCACTACCTCTGCGACGAACAGTCGGACTGGTACCCGGACCTGGCCGACATGGAGTCGAAGATCACCGACCGCACCCGCGCGGTCGTCATCATCAACCCCAACAACCCGACCGGCGCGGTCTACCCCCAGGAGATCATCGAGGGCATCCTCGACCTCGCCCGCCGGCACGGCCTGATGGTCTTCGCGGACGAGATCTACGACCAGATCCTGTACGACGACGCGGTCCACCACTCGGCCGCGGCGCTCGCTCCCGACCTGGTGGTCCTCACCTTCTGCGGCCTGTCCAAGACGTACCGGGTGGCGGGCTTCCGCTCGGGCTGGCTGGTGGTGACGGGCCCCAAGCAGCACGCCCGCAACTACCTGGAGGGCCTGACCATGCTGGCCTCCATGCGGCTGTGCCCCAACGCGCCCGCCCAGTACGCCATCCAGGCCGCGCTCGGCGGCCGCCAGTCCATCCACGAACTGACCGCGCCCGGCGGTCGCCTCCACGAACAGCGCAACCGCGTCTGGGAGAAGCTCAACGAGATCCCGGGCGTCTCCTGCGTCAAGCCCAAGGGCGCCCTGTACGCCTTCCCCCGCATCGACCCCGAGGTCCACGAGATCCACGACGACGAGAAGTTCGTCCTGGACCTCCTCCTCCGCGAGAAGATCCAGGTCGTCCAGGGCACCGGCTTCAACTGGCCCCGCCCCGACCACTTCCGCATCCTCACCCTCCCGCACGCCGACGACCTGGACGCGGCGATCAGCCGGATCGGACGGTTCCTGGGCGGGTATCGACAGTAG
- a CDS encoding IucA/IucC family protein: MDRVDSMPPRYLRDDIEEAADEYAAAPLLNCLLREVGEPAEGSGVFRLRSSGRLLRVRGTRRPVAPEVYADGAWHRLTHAELVKLTAEELRGFTGLSNPELPAEMIDSRDAVAALLAARLDATPPADPYIRSEQSLITGHPYHPAPKARGGGPVADWLPYAPEAYARFPLELLGVREDAVVEEGDTSALDDFGPSPDGYRLLPAHPWQLDLVGARPEIRAAFADGRLIRLGRTARPLWPTAAIRTLYVPEDDVFVKFSLDVRITNDIRRLWRHDLLKLRRTDEATAAAFATTTMGTSTGTRTGAAWLSDRGYRTADFAFEELAVLVRDGLREHVVPGATPLLAAALVEGFEGSPLDGLADPSAWWTAYLRQVVPPALDAFARHGVVLEAHLQNTVVAVDADGTPVQALFRDAEGVKLLTDVDRAAGWERLVYCLIVNNVSEFAALLAEGHPGWDPWAAVRAELAHHGLPGIAYEIAELLAAPTLPGKTNLLLRWTGADGADARYLPLPNPLVRA, encoded by the coding sequence ATGGATCGCGTGGACTCCATGCCCCCCAGGTACCTCAGGGACGACATAGAAGAGGCCGCCGACGAGTACGCCGCCGCTCCGCTGCTCAATTGTCTGCTGCGGGAGGTGGGAGAGCCCGCCGAGGGCTCCGGTGTGTTCCGGCTGCGCTCCAGTGGGCGGCTGCTGCGGGTGCGGGGGACGCGCAGGCCCGTGGCGCCCGAGGTGTACGCCGACGGGGCCTGGCACCGGCTCACCCACGCCGAACTGGTCAAACTCACCGCCGAGGAACTGCGCGGATTCACCGGTCTGTCCAACCCCGAGCTGCCCGCCGAGATGATCGACAGCCGGGACGCGGTGGCCGCGCTGCTCGCCGCCCGCCTGGACGCGACGCCGCCCGCGGACCCGTACATCCGCTCCGAGCAGTCCCTGATCACCGGGCACCCGTACCACCCGGCGCCCAAGGCCCGGGGCGGCGGCCCCGTCGCCGACTGGCTGCCGTACGCGCCCGAGGCGTACGCCCGCTTCCCGCTGGAGCTGCTCGGCGTGCGGGAGGACGCGGTCGTCGAGGAGGGCGACACCTCGGCGCTGGACGACTTCGGGCCGTCCCCGGATGGCTACCGGCTGCTTCCGGCCCATCCCTGGCAGCTCGACCTGGTCGGCGCCCGCCCGGAGATCCGGGCCGCCTTCGCGGACGGTCGGCTGATCCGCCTGGGCCGCACCGCGCGCCCGCTGTGGCCGACGGCCGCGATCCGCACGCTCTACGTCCCCGAGGACGACGTCTTCGTCAAGTTCAGCCTCGACGTGCGCATCACCAACGACATCCGTCGGCTGTGGCGCCACGACCTGCTGAAACTGCGCCGTACGGACGAGGCGACAGCCGCCGCGTTCGCGACCACGACCATGGGGACAAGCACGGGCACGAGGACCGGCGCCGCCTGGCTGAGCGACCGCGGCTACCGCACCGCCGACTTCGCCTTCGAAGAACTCGCGGTCCTCGTCCGCGACGGGCTGCGCGAGCACGTCGTCCCCGGCGCGACCCCGCTCCTCGCCGCCGCCCTTGTCGAGGGCTTCGAGGGCAGCCCCCTCGACGGTCTCGCCGACCCGTCCGCCTGGTGGACGGCGTATCTGCGCCAGGTCGTCCCCCCGGCCCTGGATGCGTTCGCGCGGCACGGAGTCGTCCTGGAGGCGCATCTGCAGAACACGGTGGTGGCCGTGGACGCCGACGGCACCCCCGTGCAGGCGCTGTTCCGCGACGCGGAGGGCGTGAAGCTGCTCACGGACGTGGACCGGGCCGCCGGATGGGAGCGGCTCGTCTACTGTCTGATCGTCAACAACGTGTCAGAATTCGCCGCCCTGCTCGCGGAGGGCCACCCGGGCTGGGACCCGTGGGCCGCCGTACGGGCCGAGCTGGCCCACCACGGCCTGCCCGGGATCGCGTACGAGATCGCGGAGTTGCTCGCCGCCCCCACGCTTCCCGGCAAGACGAACCTGCTGCTTCGCTGGACGGGCGCGGACGGCGCGGACGCCCGTTACCTCCCGCTGCCGAACCCGCTGGTCCGCGCCTAG
- a CDS encoding helix-turn-helix domain-containing protein — MSQGNTGVTPQVVHTQACPVREVLDRVAGKWSVQIIVAAAHGPIRFTELERSIEGISRRMLTLTLRNLERDGLLTRTVHPMVPPKVEYELTPVAEELHATLLSLTDWAERHRVTIAESRAAYDAQHSPELLDA; from the coding sequence ATGTCCCAAGGGAACACCGGTGTTACCCCGCAGGTCGTGCACACGCAGGCGTGCCCGGTCCGCGAGGTTCTTGACAGGGTCGCCGGGAAATGGAGCGTGCAGATCATCGTGGCCGCCGCACACGGCCCGATCCGCTTCACCGAACTGGAGCGCAGCATCGAGGGCATCAGCCGCCGCATGCTCACCCTGACGCTGCGCAATCTGGAGCGCGACGGACTCCTCACCCGTACCGTCCACCCGATGGTCCCGCCCAAGGTCGAGTACGAACTCACTCCGGTGGCCGAGGAGTTGCACGCCACCCTGCTGTCTCTCACGGACTGGGCGGAGCGGCACCGCGTCACGATCGCCGAGTCGCGCGCGGCTTACGACGCCCAGCACAGCCCGGAGTTGCTGGACGCGTAG
- a CDS encoding histidine phosphatase family protein, translating to MGDLILVRHGETEWSLSGRHTGSTDIPLTENGREQAKRLAPLVASHHIAAAFVSPMQRARETARLAGVEGARVDADLCEWDYGGYEGVTTVEIHRTRPDWFLFDDGVAPGPPEHPGESPEQVGARAERVLAKVDAALAEAEGSVVLISHGHFLRVLTARRLGLRASDGALFQLATGTVSRLSTEHRRHVVASWNVRPPS from the coding sequence ATGGGTGACCTGATCCTCGTGCGGCACGGCGAGACCGAGTGGTCCCTGTCCGGGCGGCACACCGGATCGACCGACATCCCGCTGACGGAGAACGGTCGCGAGCAGGCCAAGCGGCTGGCCCCGCTGGTCGCCTCGCACCACATCGCGGCGGCCTTCGTGAGCCCGATGCAACGGGCGCGGGAGACGGCGCGGCTGGCCGGGGTCGAGGGGGCACGGGTGGACGCGGACCTGTGCGAGTGGGACTACGGCGGGTACGAAGGGGTCACGACCGTGGAGATCCACCGGACCCGGCCCGACTGGTTCCTGTTCGACGACGGGGTCGCGCCCGGGCCGCCGGAGCATCCCGGGGAAAGCCCGGAGCAGGTCGGGGCGCGGGCGGAGCGGGTGCTCGCCAAGGTCGACGCGGCGCTCGCCGAGGCGGAGGGCAGCGTCGTCCTCATCTCCCACGGGCACTTTCTGCGGGTGCTGACCGCGCGGCGGCTGGGGCTGCGGGCTTCGGACGGCGCGTTGTTCCAGCTCGCCACCGGGACGGTGAGCCGGCTGAGCACCGAGCATCGGCGGCATGTCGTGGCCAGCTGGAATGTCAGACCCCCGTCGTAG